From Vibrio aerogenes, a single genomic window includes:
- the oppC gene encoding oligopeptide ABC transporter permease OppC, with amino-acid sequence MIAKKDNLEAIEKFADQLEIEGRSLWQDARIRFMKNKAAMTSLVILVFITLAVLILPHFAQFEFDETDWYAMNAAPSAEHLFGTDALGRDLYVRTLTGGQISLAVGVMGAFVAVIIGTLYGATSGFIGGRTDRVMMRILEILYAIPFMFFVIVLVTFFGRNIMLIFVAIGAISWLDMARIVRGQTLSLRSKEFIEAAHVCGVSNRYIITRHIVPNVLGVVVVYATLLIPNMILIESFLSFLGLGVQEPNTSWGALLQEGANTMDLAVWQLAFPAAFMVVTLFCFNYVGDGLRDALDPKDR; translated from the coding sequence ATGATAGCGAAAAAAGATAATCTGGAAGCAATAGAAAAATTTGCTGATCAGCTCGAGATTGAAGGTCGCAGCCTGTGGCAGGATGCAAGAATCCGGTTTATGAAAAATAAAGCGGCCATGACAAGTTTGGTCATTCTGGTATTCATTACACTGGCTGTACTCATACTGCCACATTTTGCGCAATTTGAATTTGACGAAACAGACTGGTACGCAATGAATGCCGCACCTTCTGCAGAGCATTTATTTGGTACAGATGCTCTGGGGCGTGATCTTTACGTCAGAACATTAACCGGTGGTCAGATTTCACTCGCAGTGGGCGTGATGGGTGCCTTTGTTGCTGTGATTATAGGCACTTTATATGGGGCAACCTCTGGGTTTATCGGTGGCAGAACTGACCGGGTGATGATGCGGATTCTGGAAATTCTGTACGCCATCCCATTTATGTTTTTTGTCATTGTATTAGTGACCTTTTTCGGCCGGAATATTATGTTGATATTCGTTGCAATAGGGGCGATTTCCTGGCTGGATATGGCGCGGATCGTCCGGGGTCAGACACTCAGCCTTCGCAGCAAAGAATTCATCGAAGCTGCCCACGTTTGTGGGGTCAGTAACCGGTACATTATCACCCGTCACATCGTCCCAAATGTCTTGGGTGTCGTTGTGGTTTATGCAACCTTGCTGATTCCGAATATGATTTTGATTGAATCATTTCTATCTTTCCTTGGCTTAGGGGTTCAGGAACCGAATACCAGCTGGGGAGCATTGTTACAAGAAGGTGCAAATACAATGGATCTGGCGGTATGGCAGCTTGCTTTCCCGGCAGCATTCATGGTGGTTACCCTCTTCTGTTTCAACTATGTGGGTGACGGATTACGTGACGCACTCGACCCGAAAGACAGATAA
- the oppD gene encoding ABC transporter ATP-binding protein, whose translation MNLLEVKDLRVEFTTPDGIVTAVNDLNFALNQGETLGIVGESGSGKSQTVFAMMGLLAKNGKISGSAQFEGKEILNLPEKQLNKIRASQMSMIFQDPMTSLNPYMKVSDQLTEVLIKHKGISKAAALEESVQMLEAVKIPEARKRVTMYPHEFSGGMRQRVMIAMSLLCRPKLLIADEPTTALDVTVQAQIMDLLNELKKEFNTAIIMITHDLGVVAGSCDKVLVMYAGRTMEYGNVDDIFYHPSHPYTEGLLKAIPRLDTEGEILPTISGNPPNLLHLPPGCPYQERCHRATEDCTYKAPLLTPFGENRQRACFSDWETWEK comes from the coding sequence ATGAATCTACTCGAAGTGAAAGATCTGCGCGTTGAGTTCACCACACCCGACGGAATCGTCACCGCAGTCAATGACCTGAATTTTGCACTCAATCAGGGAGAGACACTGGGCATTGTCGGTGAGTCCGGCTCAGGTAAATCTCAGACGGTATTTGCCATGATGGGATTACTGGCAAAAAACGGAAAAATCAGTGGCAGCGCCCAGTTTGAAGGGAAAGAAATTTTAAATTTACCGGAAAAACAGCTGAACAAAATCCGTGCTTCGCAAATGTCGATGATTTTTCAGGATCCGATGACATCACTAAATCCTTATATGAAAGTCAGCGATCAGCTTACTGAGGTATTGATTAAGCATAAAGGCATCAGCAAGGCTGCCGCACTGGAAGAATCGGTTCAGATGCTCGAAGCAGTCAAAATTCCGGAAGCCCGTAAACGGGTGACGATGTATCCGCATGAATTCTCCGGTGGTATGCGCCAGCGGGTCATGATCGCAATGTCTCTTCTCTGCCGCCCGAAACTTTTAATTGCGGATGAGCCAACGACAGCACTTGATGTCACAGTTCAGGCTCAGATCATGGATCTGCTCAATGAACTGAAAAAAGAGTTTAATACAGCCATTATCATGATCACCCATGATCTTGGCGTTGTTGCTGGTTCCTGTGATAAGGTTCTGGTCATGTACGCAGGCAGAACCATGGAATATGGCAATGTTGACGATATCTTCTATCATCCGAGCCATCCTTACACTGAAGGTCTGTTAAAAGCGATTCCACGTCTGGATACCGAAGGGGAAATATTGCCAACCATTTCCGGCAACCCACCCAACCTGCTCCATCTTCCACCAGGCTGCCCGTATCAGGAACGTTGTCACCGGGCAACGGAAGACTGTACGTATAAAGCACCTTTGCTGACGCCATTTGGTGAGAATCGCCAACGGGCTTGTTTTTCTGACTGGGAGACATGGGAAAAATGA
- the oppF gene encoding murein tripeptide/oligopeptide ABC transporter ATP binding protein OppF: protein MGKMNDKPLILDVKSLKVHFQISSSSAWPWAKPSALKAVDGVNVQLYEGETLGVVGESGCGKSTFARAIIGLVQATEGEILWLGQDLTRMKEVRRRDTRKEIQMIFQDPLASLNPRMTIGDIIAEPLKTFYPELSKIEVKDRVKEMMMRVGLLPNLINRYPHEFSGGQCQRIGIARALILKPKMIICDEPVSALDVSIQAQVVNLLKELQKELGLSLVFIAHDLSVVKHISDRVMVMYLGNVVEVGETKALFANPKHPYTKALMSAVPIPDPKLEREKQIQMLEGDLPSPMNPPSGCVFRTRCPVATSNCAQTKPVLKGEDIHSASCLLID from the coding sequence ATGGGAAAAATGAACGATAAACCACTGATTTTAGATGTAAAGTCACTCAAAGTTCACTTTCAGATTTCTTCTTCATCTGCATGGCCATGGGCGAAACCGTCAGCACTCAAAGCCGTTGATGGTGTCAATGTACAACTTTATGAAGGTGAAACCTTAGGTGTGGTTGGTGAATCCGGCTGTGGTAAATCAACATTTGCCCGCGCAATTATCGGGCTGGTTCAAGCCACTGAAGGGGAAATTCTGTGGCTTGGGCAGGATTTGACCCGGATGAAAGAAGTCCGGCGGCGGGATACCCGTAAAGAAATACAGATGATTTTCCAGGATCCACTGGCCTCCCTGAACCCGCGGATGACGATTGGTGATATCATTGCTGAACCGTTGAAAACGTTTTATCCGGAATTATCTAAAATTGAGGTAAAAGACCGGGTGAAAGAGATGATGATGCGGGTTGGTTTATTACCGAACCTGATTAACCGGTATCCCCATGAATTCTCTGGCGGACAATGCCAAAGGATCGGTATCGCAAGAGCACTGATCCTGAAGCCTAAAATGATTATCTGTGATGAACCCGTCTCGGCTCTGGATGTTTCCATTCAGGCTCAGGTAGTCAACCTGCTGAAAGAATTACAGAAAGAGCTCGGTTTAAGCCTGGTATTTATTGCACATGATTTATCCGTCGTGAAACATATCTCAGATCGGGTGATGGTGATGTACCTGGGGAATGTCGTCGAGGTTGGTGAAACAAAAGCCTTGTTTGCTAACCCGAAACATCCCTATACCAAAGCTCTTATGTCAGCAGTTCCTATTCCTGATCCAAAGCTGGAACGTGAGAAGCAAATTCAGATGCTGGAAGGCGATTTACCTTCTCCAATGAATCCGCCTTCCGGGTGCGTGTTCCGGACCCGTTGTCCGGTCGCAACAAGCAATTGTGCTCAGACAAAGCCGGTTTTAAAAGGTGAAGACATTCATTCGGCATCATGCTTGCTGATTGATTAA
- a CDS encoding DUF134 domain-containing protein → MGRPKIPRTICGKPASTCFKPNGRPMSELARIWLDPDEFEALRLVDYEKMLQQDAAAKMQVSRQTLANLVKSARQKVTDCLINGKALMMSGEEHPMHINGDE, encoded by the coding sequence ATGGGGCGTCCCAAAATACCACGCACAATTTGCGGTAAGCCTGCAAGTACCTGTTTCAAACCCAATGGAAGACCAATGAGTGAACTTGCCCGGATATGGCTGGATCCTGATGAATTCGAAGCTTTACGGCTGGTCGATTATGAAAAGATGTTGCAGCAGGACGCAGCTGCAAAAATGCAGGTTTCCCGTCAAACATTAGCAAATCTTGTCAAATCCGCCCGGCAAAAAGTGACTGACTGCCTCATCAATGGGAAAGCATTAATGATGTCAGGAGAAGAACATCCCATGCATATCAATGGTGATGAATAA
- a CDS encoding SIMPL domain-containing protein (The SIMPL domain is named for its presence in mouse protein SIMPL (signalling molecule that associates with mouse pelle-like kinase). Bacterial member BP26, from Brucella, was shown to assemble into a channel-like structure, while YggE from E. coli has been associated with resistance to oxidative stress.), whose translation MNKIYTKFVSKACLLFLSSGLSGFAAANTQDNFNLSESPYISLSGYSTVVATPDRAKFSVKVRAESKKAIDCKQDVDKKVANILTSLKKAGLDRKAVSSAQLWLRPVHRRDQNGNTTFKGYAAERDIEVTVKKLDELGAYLDQMLIEGATDLSNIRLISSKHKEYQEEARRLAADDAAKKALELASEFGAELDRVWSINYVENVNNDNVMLENRMFTASMKTAVPSVPTYNDKSIIFNDRVDVVYKLK comes from the coding sequence ATGAATAAAATCTATACCAAATTTGTAAGTAAGGCTTGTTTGCTATTTTTGAGTTCAGGTCTGTCTGGTTTCGCGGCGGCAAATACTCAGGATAATTTTAATTTATCTGAAAGTCCCTATATCTCTTTATCTGGATATTCAACCGTTGTTGCCACGCCCGATCGGGCAAAATTTTCAGTGAAAGTCAGAGCTGAAAGTAAAAAAGCGATTGACTGTAAACAGGATGTAGATAAAAAAGTAGCTAATATTTTGACAAGCTTAAAAAAGGCCGGACTTGATCGAAAAGCGGTTTCCAGTGCTCAGCTATGGCTTCGTCCGGTTCACCGAAGAGATCAAAATGGAAATACGACCTTTAAAGGCTATGCGGCCGAACGTGATATTGAAGTCACTGTCAAAAAGTTAGATGAACTGGGAGCGTACCTTGATCAGATGCTGATTGAAGGTGCAACGGATTTAAGTAATATTCGTTTGATTTCCAGTAAGCACAAAGAATATCAGGAAGAAGCCAGAAGACTTGCCGCAGATGATGCAGCTAAAAAGGCTTTGGAGCTGGCCAGTGAGTTCGGAGCAGAATTAGATCGGGTATGGTCAATTAACTATGTAGAAAATGTTAACAATGACAATGTTATGCTGGAGAACAGGATGTTTACGGCATCAATGAAGACGGCAGTACCTTCTGTACCAACATATAATGATAAAAGTATTATTTTTAATGATCGGGTTGATGTTGTTTATAAATTAAAATAG
- a CDS encoding lipin/Ned1/Smp2 family protein has product MQRLWLVVVSVCALVVCSSAYSAVCPDLSPVNHSPQEPAPEKVQFDHIKNRLLSKFYTPYHMAHDVLVSEGDTAVMVGKFDYDFALHKDLEDESIHAYIFGTGMSDWEYLGDYTTDSDGKIYVNLGRRPAGDYRVYMVVAGDLSSTTGYLSVVQENEKAVLFDIDGTLTQSDSEAVGDYLGFSKAKAYAGAADMVKAYQAKNYRIIYLTARPYWLAKGSRSWLTAEGLPVFHMHLDANGELLEPTGKADYKAGYIKQLISHGVDIIRVYGNATTDIEAYELAGIPKAETYIIGKHAGESGTQPIPDDYLSHISDVVNSTPNAQCRSL; this is encoded by the coding sequence ATGCAACGTTTATGGTTAGTGGTGGTCTCTGTATGTGCACTGGTTGTTTGTAGTAGTGCATATTCGGCTGTTTGTCCGGATCTTTCCCCGGTTAATCATTCACCCCAGGAACCTGCCCCTGAAAAAGTTCAGTTCGATCATATTAAAAACCGTTTATTATCAAAATTTTATACACCATATCATATGGCGCATGATGTTCTGGTTTCTGAAGGTGATACTGCAGTAATGGTCGGTAAATTCGATTATGATTTTGCCCTGCATAAAGATTTGGAGGATGAGAGCATCCATGCTTATATCTTTGGTACAGGTATGTCTGACTGGGAATATCTGGGTGATTATACAACCGATTCTGACGGTAAAATCTATGTAAACTTAGGTCGTCGGCCAGCCGGAGATTACCGGGTTTATATGGTTGTTGCCGGAGATTTATCTTCGACAACCGGTTATTTAAGTGTTGTGCAAGAGAATGAAAAAGCGGTTCTGTTCGATATCGATGGCACATTGACACAAAGTGATTCTGAAGCTGTTGGTGATTATCTGGGTTTTTCAAAAGCTAAGGCGTATGCGGGTGCGGCTGATATGGTGAAAGCGTATCAGGCGAAAAACTACCGGATTATTTATCTGACCGCACGTCCATATTGGTTAGCAAAAGGTTCCCGTAGCTGGCTGACAGCAGAAGGTCTTCCGGTCTTTCACATGCACCTGGACGCCAATGGTGAGTTACTTGAGCCAACGGGTAAAGCAGACTATAAAGCTGGCTATATTAAGCAGTTAATCAGTCATGGCGTGGATATTATCCGGGTTTACGGTAATGCAACAACCGATATTGAGGCATATGAACTCGCCGGTATCCCAAAAGCAGAGACCTATATCATAGGTAAACATGCTGGTGAATCCGGTACACAGCCGATTCCGGATGATTATCTTTCTCATATCTCTGATGTGGTTAACTCAACACCAAACGCACAATGCCGTTCACTTTAA
- a CDS encoding ATP-binding response regulator — MNTINKIYQDAEPNLSTLGWLGIFGYPVYYFIWNSLFHQPYENMELRCFGSLLCLILVLRNFIPEKLKKFLPYYYVFTVTFCLPYFFSFMMFMNHWSTIWVMSFITSIFLNIILIHNTKILLLQSISSYIFSYATVNYISSYNTISLINWSYIPIILFIYIFGNIFYYMHKKSHEVKVSIAKSLGAGIAHEMRNPLSAIHTSFELLKSLIPDSNAENRTISPHDLRTIHQLLNGVKDVLGSADETIDLILTSIDQHRVSTSTFRQHSALDILQQTLSSFSYRCQGDRNAINLEQHSDFDFFGNDTLLKYALYNLLKNAFYYRKSNDFSIRIKFSRDDQWNQIIFEDNGEGIEPKQLEHIFKDFYTHGKHGGFGLGLPFCRRIMNSFGGSIQCESSLGEWTRFTLSFPDFASNRVTLMKQEILKMKSMLYIKHDSTQTFDTSIFKLLSQEEFNIDEIDLDDALNKKDYEFEYDIIFVNLEQADKVQQKFAALEKILAFTRAQICCFFNHNQQELIQSEKYLSLFPIKTEQLNATSLRNTIEQILFGTKPLRTEKKLPQPVNKESTGKHILVVDDNRSVRIFTALLLEKQGYKVLQANDGTEALSSVEHQKVDLILMDIEMPVMDGIETAKHIRSSNKPYRHIPIIGHTGDSQAKTLEQIKASGMNDYMIKPVQKEQLLGKVAYLI, encoded by the coding sequence ATGAATACTATTAATAAAATTTATCAAGATGCAGAGCCAAACTTATCCACACTCGGATGGCTTGGTATATTCGGCTATCCTGTATATTATTTCATTTGGAACAGCTTATTCCACCAACCTTATGAAAATATGGAATTAAGATGTTTTGGCTCACTTTTATGCCTGATTCTTGTCTTACGAAATTTTATCCCTGAAAAATTAAAAAAATTCCTTCCTTATTATTATGTTTTTACAGTAACTTTTTGTCTTCCCTATTTCTTTAGTTTCATGATGTTTATGAATCATTGGTCAACCATATGGGTGATGTCTTTTATAACCTCTATCTTCTTAAACATTATATTAATACACAATACAAAAATTCTACTATTACAAAGTATAAGTTCTTATATTTTTTCCTATGCAACGGTTAACTATATTTCATCATATAATACAATATCTTTGATTAACTGGTCCTATATACCAATTATTTTATTTATCTATATATTCGGAAATATTTTTTATTATATGCATAAAAAATCGCATGAAGTAAAAGTATCCATCGCAAAATCTCTGGGGGCCGGGATCGCTCATGAGATGAGGAATCCTTTGAGTGCAATTCATACCTCATTCGAGCTTTTAAAATCATTGATTCCGGATAGTAATGCAGAAAACAGAACAATCTCCCCCCATGATTTACGCACAATCCATCAGCTTTTAAATGGTGTCAAAGATGTGCTTGGCTCCGCCGATGAAACGATTGATTTAATTTTGACCTCAATTGATCAACACCGGGTATCAACCTCAACATTTCGTCAGCATTCTGCGCTGGATATCTTACAACAAACTTTGTCATCATTCAGTTATCGTTGTCAGGGAGATCGCAACGCTATCAACCTTGAACAACATTCAGATTTTGATTTCTTTGGTAATGATACGCTGTTGAAATACGCATTATATAATTTACTTAAAAATGCTTTTTATTACAGAAAAAGTAATGACTTCAGCATCCGTATAAAATTTTCCAGAGATGATCAATGGAACCAGATTATTTTTGAAGATAATGGTGAGGGTATTGAACCCAAACAACTTGAGCATATATTTAAAGATTTTTATACCCATGGAAAACACGGTGGATTTGGTCTGGGGCTGCCTTTTTGCCGCAGGATTATGAACTCATTTGGTGGCAGTATTCAATGCGAGTCAAGTCTCGGAGAATGGACCCGGTTTACTTTAAGCTTTCCTGATTTCGCATCAAACAGAGTCACTCTGATGAAGCAGGAAATATTAAAAATGAAGTCAATGTTATACATTAAACATGATTCAACACAGACATTCGATACCTCCATTTTCAAGCTGTTATCTCAGGAAGAGTTCAATATTGATGAAATAGATTTAGATGATGCTTTAAATAAAAAAGATTATGAATTTGAATATGATATTATCTTTGTCAACCTTGAACAAGCAGATAAGGTGCAACAGAAATTTGCAGCTTTAGAGAAAATACTGGCTTTTACCCGCGCCCAAATATGTTGTTTTTTTAACCACAACCAGCAAGAGCTAATTCAGTCTGAAAAATATTTATCACTCTTTCCGATCAAAACAGAACAACTCAACGCCACATCTCTCAGAAATACGATAGAGCAAATCCTGTTTGGTACAAAACCCCTTCGGACTGAGAAAAAGCTCCCTCAACCAGTGAACAAGGAAAGCACTGGAAAGCATATTCTGGTTGTTGATGATAATCGTTCAGTCAGAATTTTTACGGCTTTACTACTGGAGAAACAAGGCTATAAAGTCCTGCAGGCCAATGATGGTACTGAGGCATTATCTTCGGTTGAACATCAGAAAGTTGACTTGATATTAATGGATATTGAAATGCCGGTCATGGACGGTATAGAAACAGCAAAACACATTCGTTCATCCAATAAACCTTACCGCCACATTCCGATCATTGGCCATACAGGGGATAGCCAGGCGAAGACTCTTGAACAAATTAAAGCGTCAGGTATGAATGATTACATGATTAAACCAGTCCAAAAAGAGCAATTGCTGGGTAAGGTCGCATATTTAATCTGA